The following coding sequences are from one Musa acuminata AAA Group cultivar baxijiao chromosome BXJ1-6, Cavendish_Baxijiao_AAA, whole genome shotgun sequence window:
- the LOC103988018 gene encoding vacuolar-sorting receptor 4 codes for MGRYVGFPLGFLLVAWGLGLGLWAPPAAGRFVVEKNSLMVISPSELKGKHDSAIGNFGIPQYGGSMAGAVVYPKENARACDQFSRSDLFKPKAGALPNFVLIDRGDCLFAKKVWNAQNAGASAVLVVDDKNEPLITMDLPREDDEAAKYIENITIPSALIDKKFGEQLKKAVRSGEMVNVNLDWREAVPHPDDRVEYELWTNSNDECGTKCDMLMDFLKAFKGVAQLLEKGGYSQFTPHYITWYCPQAFIISKQCKSQCINNGRYCAPDPEQDFSTGYDGKDVVIENLRQLCVFRVANESKRPWIWWDYVTDFHIRCPMKEKKYNKDCAETVMKSLGLDIKKVDQCMGDPNADSENPILKMEQDAQVGTGSRGDVTILPTLIVNNRQYRGKLEKKAVLKAICAGFEENTEPPACLSDDIETNECLDNNGGCWQDKASNITACKDTFRGRVCECPAFGGVQFKGDGYNNCEAIGPGRCRINNGGCWQESRDGKTYSACQESGDGKCQCPAGFEGDGVKACEDINECKKKTACQCPECSCKDTWGSYDCTCSGDLLYIKEHDTCISKKASEAKVTWAAVWVLLIVLAVAAFGAYAIYKYRLRSYMDSEIRAIMAQYMPLDSQGEVPNHSHEEDHA; via the exons ATGGGGCGATACGTAGGCTTCCCTCTAGGGTTTCTCCTGGTGGCCTGGGGATTGGGCCTGGGGCTTTGGGCGCCGCCGGCGGCGGGGCGATTCGTGGTGGAGAAGAACAGCCTGATGGTCATCTCGCCTTCGGAGCTCAAGGGGAAGCACGACAGCGCGATCGGAAACTTCGGCATCCCGCAGTACGGCGGGAGCATGGCCGGCGCGGTGGTGTACCCCAAGGAGAACGCCAGGGCCTGCGACCAGTTCTCGCGTTCCGATCTCTTTAAGCCGAAGGCTGGGGCGCTTCCTAACTTTGTTCTCATTGATCGCGGAG ACTGCCTTTTCGCCAAAAAGGTTTGGAATGCACAGAATGCTGGTGCCTCTGCTGTGCTTGTTGTAGATGACAAGAACGAACCTTTGATAACTATGGATTTACCTCGGGAGGACGATGAAGCTGCAAAGTATATTGAGAATATAACTATTCCATCTGCTCTTATTGATAAGAAATTCGGCGAACAGTTAAAGAAGGCTGTCCGCAGCGGTGAAATGGTTAATGTGAACCTTGATTGGAGAGAAGCCGTTCCACACCCTGATGATCGTGTGGAATATGAATTGTGGACCAATAGCAATGATGAGTGTGGCACCAAATGTGACATGCTGATGGACTTTTTAAAAGCGTTTAAAGGTGTTGCTCAACTGCTAGAGAAAGGTGGTTATAGTCAATTTACACCCCATTATATTACCTGGTACTGTCCCCAAGCTTTCATCATCAGTAAACAGTGCAAATCTCAATGCATCAATAATGGGAGATACTGTGCCCCTGATCCAGAGCAAGATTTCAGCACTGGTTATGATGGGAAGGATGTAGTTATTGAGAACTTGAGACAACTGTGTGTATTTAGAGTTGCAAATGAAAGTAAAAGACCCTGGATTTGGTGGGATTACGTAACTGATTTCCACATAAGGTGCCCTATGAAGGAGAAGAAGTACAACAAAGACTGTGCAGAAACTGTTATGAAGTCTCTAG GGCTAGACATCAAGAAGGTTGACCAGTGCATGGGAGACCCAAATGCTGATAGTGAGAATCCAATTCTGAAGATGGAGCAAGATGCTCAG GTAGGAACAGGTTCAAGGGGCGACGTTACTATATTGCCTACCCTCATTGTTAATAATCGACAGTATCGAG GAAAATTAGAGAAAAAGGCTGTCTTGAAAGCTATTTGTGCTGGTTTTGAGGAAAATACTGAGCCACCTGCTTGTTTGAGTGATG ACATAGAAACAAATGAATGTCTGGACAATAATGGTGGATGCTGGCAAGACAAAGCATCCAACATTACCGCATGCAAG GATACCTTCCGTGGCAGAGTCTGCGAGTGTCCTGCATTTGGTGGTGTGCAGTTTAAGGGTGATGGTTATAACAATTGTGAAG CAATTGGTCCTGGAAGGTGCAGGATAAACAATGGTGGCTGTTGGCAAGAAAGTCGTGATGGCAAGACATATTCTGCATGTCAG GAATCTGGAGATGGTAAATGCCAGTGCCCAGCTGGATTTGAAGGTGATGGTGTCAAAGCATGTGAAG ATAtcaatgaatgcaagaagaaaacTGCTTGTCAGTGCCCTGAGTGTAGCTGTAAAGATACCTGGGGAAGTTATGATTGCACCTGCAGTGGAGACCTTTTATACATCAAAGAACATGATACTTGCATAA GCAAGAAAGCCAGTGAAGCAAAGGTTACATGGGCTGCTGTTTGGGTGCTTTTGATAGTGTTGGCTGTTGCTGCATTTGGAGCATATGCTATTTACAAGTACAGATTAAGA TCATATATGGACTCAGAGATCAGGGCTATAATGGCACAGTACATGCCCTTGGACAGCCAAGGAGAGGTTCCAAACCATTCTCACGAAGAAGATCATGCCTGA
- the LOC103988450 gene encoding transcription factor bHLH84-like: MEPQGLALEASWKSFDPLMSVEESEVMAQLFCSMQDQDPSTGIQHLLCFDHNANTFHCSDDSGCNPYYWNQGTCTPAADEGYYLLEQIATPSFPVEVSSDEAVESIPKPHLPDPHASQAIKRGLHVGDHEVPAMVEEDDNHMGSLRKKARAMAPVTSKKVHRSGRYADEEERNGDMNLHGSCCYSSEDDSNGSQELKGAGATSCSSKGSAAMNPTERKTRAGRGSATDPQSLYARKRRQRINERLRILQSLIPNGTKVDISTMLEEAVRYVKFLQLQIKLLSSEELWMYAPIAYNGMNLGFDLKISPVSAVTSK; this comes from the exons ATGGAGCCTCAAGGACTGGCATTGGAGGCAAGCTGGAAGTCCTTTGATCCATTAATGTCAGTGGAGGAGTCTGAAGTCATGGCACAGCTATTTTGTTCTATGCAAGATCAAGATCCAAGCACTGGGATCCAACACTTGCTTTGTTTTGATCATAACGCTAATACTTTCCACTGTTCTGATGATTCTGGCTGCAATCCGTACTATTGGAATCAAGGCACTTGCACGCCTGCTGCTGATGAAGGCTACTACTTGCTCGAGCAAATCGCCACCCCATCCTTTCCGGTTGAAGTCAGCAGTGATGAAGCTGTTGAATCTATTCCGAAACCTCATCTTCCTGATCCTCATGCCTCGCAAGCCATCAAGAGAGGGTTGCATGTTGGTGACCATGAAGTGCCCGCAATGGTAGAAGAGGATGACAACCATATGGGAAGTCTCAGGAAGAAGGCCCGAGCCATGGCACCT GTGACCTCCAAGAAGGTTCATAGAAGCGGTCGGTATGCTGACGAGGAAGAGAGGAATGGTGACATGAATCTTCACGGCTCCTGTTGTTACAGCTCGGAGGATGACTCAAATGGGTCTCAGGAGCTCAAGGGAGCAGGCGCCACGAGCTGCAGCTCGAAAGGGTCTGCGGCCATGAATCCAACCGAGAGGAAGACAAGAGCTGGTCGAGGGTCAGCAACCGATCCACAGAGCCTCTATGCCAGG AAGAGGAGGCAAAGGATCAATGAGAGGCTGAGGATTTTGCAGAGTTTGATTCCAAATGGAACGAAA GTAGACATCAGCACGATGCTTGAAGAAGCAGTGAGGTATGTGAAGTTCTTGCAGCTCCAAATCAAG CTCTTGAGCTCCGAGGAGCTGTGGATGTATGCTCCCATTGCTTACAATGGCATGAACCTTGGATTCGACCTAAAGATCTCTCCAGTCTCAGCAGTGACATCCAAATAA
- the LOC103988017 gene encoding scarecrow-like protein 32, which translates to MMQFTTSVPLLPPIGPDGLSLLLEEDDAPKPSLGGSWPWRGRLLASPLGSFNTASCMEQLLIHFANAIESNDATLAQQILWVLNNIAPPDGDCNQRLTSAFLRALIARASRTGSCKILTAVAARADAELALHLHRFSAIDLASFIDLTPWHRFGYAAANAAIAEAVEGLPMVHIVDLSTTHCMQMPTLIDLLANRPEGPPFIRLTVSGLTTTAAPPILNMTYDELGSRLVNFARSRNVAMEFGVIPSDPSDAFVSLIEQLKVQQLVSEGEALIVNCQMLLHYIPEETVGVIASTTNVSPPMLSLRTLFLKALRSLGPTLVTVVDEDADFTACDVVRRLRSAFNYLWIPYDAVDTFLPKGSEQRRWYEAGVGWKIENVIAEEGVQRVERLERKGRWAQRMRATGFRSVRFTEEAAGEVKSMLDEHAAGWGMKRDEEDLMLTWKGHNVVFATAWLPA; encoded by the coding sequence ATGATGCAATTCACTACAAGTGTACCACTGCTGCCTCCTATCGGTCCCGATGGGTTAAGCCTGTTGTTGGAAGAGGACGACGCGCCGAAGCCCTCCTTAGGTGGTTCGTGGCCGTGGCGTGGCCGCCTTCTGGCCTCCCCCCTCGGCAGCTTCAACACCGCCAGCTGCATGGAGCAGCTGCTCATCCATTTCGCCAACGCCATCGAGAGCAACGACGCCACCCTCGCCCAGCAGATCTTGTGGGTTCTCAACAACATCGCTCCTCCGGACGGCGACTGCAACCAGCGCCTGACGTCCGCCTTCCTCCGCGCCCTTATCGCCCGAGCCTCGAGGACCGGATCCTGCAAGATTCTCACGGCTGTGGCGGCACGTGCCGATGCCGAACTCGCCCTCCACCTCCATCGCTTCTCCGCCATCGACCTTGCCAGCTTCATCGATCTAACTCCCTGGCACCGCTTCGGCTACGCTGCTGCGAACGCTGCCATCGCAGAGGCGGTCGAGGGGCTGCCCATGGTCCATATCGTCGATCTCAGCACCACGCACTGCATGCAGATGCCGACCCTCATCGACCTGCTAGCCAATCGTCCCGAAGGCCCGCCGTTCATAAGGCTCACCGTTTCAGGCCTCACGACGACTGCGGCGCCGCCGATTCTGAACATGACGTACGATGAATTGGGGTCGCGGCTGGTCAATTTCGCGCGTTCCAGGAACGTAGCTATGGAGTTCGGAGTGATCCCTTCTGATCCCAGCGATGCGTTCGTTTCACTGATCGAACAACTAAAGGTTCAACAATTAGTCTCCGAAGGCGAAGCCCTGATCGTGAACTGTCAGATGCTGCTGCACTACATACCAGAGGAGACGGTCGGAGTGATCGCCTCCACCACGAACGTAAGTCCACCAATGCTCTCCCTCCGGACATTGTTCCTCAAGGCTCTACGAAGCCTGGGGCCTACACTGGTGACGGTGGTGGACGAGGACGCCGACTTCACGGCGTGCGACGTGGTCAGGAGGCTGCGGTCGGCGTTCAACTACCTGTGGATACCGTATGACGCGGTGGACACGTTTCTACCCAAGGGGAGCGAGCAGCGGCGGTGGTACGAGGCCGGGGTGGGGTGGAAGATCGAGAACGTGATCGCGGAAGAGGGTGTGCAGAGAGTGGAGCGGCTGGAGCGGAAGGGGAGGTGGGCGCAGAGGATGAGGGCCACGGGGTTCCGGTCGGTGCGGTTCACGGAGGAGGCGGCGGGGGAAGTGAAGAGCATGCTGGACGAGCACGCGGCTGGGTGGGGGATGAAGAGGGATGAGGAGGACTTGATGCTCACTTGGAAAGGGCACAACGTGGTGTTCGCCACGGCTTGGCTGCCTGCTTGA
- the LOC135676417 gene encoding small ribosomal subunit protein uS14, whose product MGHSNVWNSHPKNYGPGSRVCRVCGNPHGLIRKYGLMCCRQCFRSNAKEIGFIKYR is encoded by the exons ATGGGGCACTCGAACGTCTGGAACTCGCACCCCAAGAACTATGGACCTGGTTCTCGTGTTTG CCGAGTTTGTGGGAACCCCCATGGACTGATCAGGAAGTATGGACTTATGTGTTGCAGACAGTGCTTCCGCAGCAACGCCAAAGAAATTGGCTTTATTAAG TACCGCTGA
- the LOC103988015 gene encoding uncharacterized protein LOC103988015 has product MGRYMKQHDKEYLKMAILKQETAFRQQVHELHRLYQVQHLLMREMKNTNKKIQLDEHCRALDLELPAEQFSGKQHRNVVLETYQESDLQLTLATGSSTRRKETSTASDCGSSFSSSSTQSGTTKQNGNRSGLFQVPEIDMRFNHDRHSGFKIEEQMRQDGVKQRTWFSQCLGMNMT; this is encoded by the exons ATGGGGAGATACATGAAGCAGCATGACAAAGAATACTTGAAGATGGCCATCTTGAAGCAGGAAACTGCCTTTCGACAACAG GTGCATGAACTCCACCGTCTATACCAAGTTCAGCATCTGCTGATGAGAGAAATGAAGAACACCAACAAGAAGATCCAACTGGACGAACATTGCAGGGCACTTGATCTGGAGCTGCCGGCAGAACAATTCAGTGGAAAGCAACATAGAAATGTGGTGTTGGAGACTTACCAGGAAAGCGACTTACAGCTGACGCTTGCAACCGGAAGCAGCACCCGACGAAAAGAAACATCAACTGCTTCAGATTGTGGATCTAGTTTTTCTTCATCTTCAACACAGTCTGGAACTACAAAACAAAATGGCAACAGATCAGGACTGTTCCAGGTTCCTGAGATTGATATGAGGTTCAATCATGATAGGCATAGTGGATTCAAGATTGAGGAACAAATGAGACAGGATGGTGTAAAGCAGCGTACTTGGTTTTCTCAATGTTTGGGCATGAACATGACATGA